In the genome of Pelagicoccus sp. SDUM812003, one region contains:
- a CDS encoding RNA polymerase sigma factor, protein MTSDDDNELMGRARKGDLDGIGILFERYHGSLVGFFRRVDGRGKIGEDLAQETFWRIVRYRKSFDGRRPFRAWMFQIARNVMNDHLRKSMRAGKVMDPRVELNEELAAQPDSDVSAEVERGERKELLREALSRLPLEKRELIVLCRFEELPYAEIAPMFGCSVGALKVRLFRALKELKEVFIQLGGEKTA, encoded by the coding sequence GTGACGAGCGATGACGACAACGAGCTGATGGGAAGGGCCCGAAAGGGGGATCTGGATGGGATCGGAATCCTTTTCGAGCGCTATCACGGATCGCTGGTGGGCTTTTTTCGACGAGTCGATGGGCGGGGGAAAATCGGGGAGGATCTGGCCCAGGAAACCTTTTGGCGGATCGTGCGTTATCGCAAATCGTTTGATGGTCGCCGCCCCTTTCGGGCTTGGATGTTTCAGATCGCGAGGAATGTGATGAACGACCATTTGAGAAAGAGCATGCGGGCGGGCAAGGTGATGGATCCGCGGGTCGAGCTGAACGAAGAGCTAGCGGCTCAGCCTGATAGCGATGTGAGCGCCGAAGTGGAACGCGGCGAGCGGAAGGAGCTTTTGCGCGAAGCGCTTTCGCGACTGCCGTTGGAGAAGCGGGAGCTGATCGTGCTCTGTCGTTTCGAGGAGCTGCCCTATGCGGAGATCGCTCCGATGTTCGGTTGTTCGGTGGGGGCTTTGAAGGTTCGCCTGTTTCGGGCCCTGAAGGAGCTGAAGGAGGTTTTCATACAACTGGGAGGAGAAAAGACAGCATGA